The DNA sequence GAGTAGATGCCGATGCCATTATACAAGCAGCTCAAGATTTTGATGTCCATTTGGACCCTGAAAATATGTTTTCGGATAATATAAATTCCAGTTATGATGCCATGGTACAAGCTGCTAAAGCTGCAGATGCCCATGAATTTGTTAAAACCATGCCCCAAAAATATGACACAACTATAGCACGAGGAGGTGCTGATTTATCTGGTGGGCAGCGTCAAAGACTTTCCATAGCCAGAACTCTCATGATGAATCCAAAAATACTCATCTTGGATGATTCTACCAGTGCAGTTGATGTGGCCACCGAAGCCCGTATTCAGGACTCAATACATGATTTAATGCAAGGTGTGACTCAGATCATAGTGGCCCAGCGTATAAGTGCAGTTATCACTGCTGATAAAATAGTGCTTATGGATAATGGTGAGATAGTTGCCATTGGAAGTCATGAAGAACTATTAGAATCAAATAAACTTTATCAAGACATATATGCTTCTCAATTTGGTGTTGATGTCCCTAAACAGGGGGTGGTTGGATGAACACTGATAATTCCAATGATGGTGTAAAACAAAAAGGCATGTTGGCCAATTTAAAAAGACTTTTGGGTTATCTAACCCGACACAAGGTTCGTTTCACATTGATGGCCGTGATCATGGTTGCATATTCCATCACCCTGGCCATCATCCCCACCATCAGTGGTTTAATCATGAATATTCTTTCAGAAGGTTCAGGGACTTTAGCCGAGTTTATAAATATTTTAGCTGTCCTTATTATCGCTGTAATAATGTTCTGGGTTTTTGGAAACATATCACAGAGGATACTGGCTGGAATAGCTCAGAAAGCACTCTACAATTTAAGGACGGAAATTTTCAGTAAGATACAGAAATCTTCCCTGAACTTTTTTGATAAAAGACCTATCGGGGAGTTAATGAGTAATGTAACCAATGACTTAGATGTGGTGGACCAGTTTTTGAGTGTTAGTTTCATGACTGTGATGCAGGCTATAATCACTGTGGTCATTGCCACAGTTTTCATGATCTTCATAAACCCCTACTTCACCGTCCTAACTTACGTAACTATTCTGGGCATGTTGGCCATTTCAGGACTTCTATCCCGGATAGCTGGACAGGCTTTCAGATTTTTGCAGGAACAGATGGCTGAACTTAATGGATATGCTGAAGAAAGGATGTCAGGCCAGAAAACAGTGGTGGCGTCCAATCAACAGTGGCCATTTATTAAAGAATTTGATAAGATGAGTCAAAAAGTTGACAAAACCGGTGAAAAAGCACAACTTTATTCCATGGGTAACACTGCGGTTGCCCTAGTTTTCCAAAACTTGCAAAACATCGTAATATTCGTTGTGGGCGGATTTTTGGTGATTCAAAAGCAGGCCGCATTTGGAGATTTAGTGGCCTTTATAGGTTTCAGTTCAATACTGATGGCACCTTTAACTCAGATATTTGCCTTCTACAACCAGATCATATCAGCAGTAGTTGGTGCGGGTAGGGTGTTCTATATAATGGACGAAAAAACAGAATTACTTGATAAAGAAGATGCTTCACCAATGCCTAAAATAGATGGCTATGTTGATTTCGTTGATGTTGATTTCAGTTACATTCCCGGCCATAAAATACTTAGAAATAACAGTTTCAGTGCCAATCCTGGCCAAATCATAGGTCTTTGCGGACCTACTGGGGCAGGAAAGAGTACCATCATGAATATTTTAACCCGATACTATGACCTAGATTCAGGAGAAATAAAGGTTGATACTCACCGAGTAGATGAAGTTCAACAAGACACCTTACGGATTCAGATAGCACAAGTACTACAGGATCCATTCCTCTTCACGGATACCATTATGAA is a window from the Methanobacterium sp. genome containing:
- a CDS encoding ABC transporter ATP-binding protein, whose product is MNTDNSNDGVKQKGMLANLKRLLGYLTRHKVRFTLMAVIMVAYSITLAIIPTISGLIMNILSEGSGTLAEFINILAVLIIAVIMFWVFGNISQRILAGIAQKALYNLRTEIFSKIQKSSLNFFDKRPIGELMSNVTNDLDVVDQFLSVSFMTVMQAIITVVIATVFMIFINPYFTVLTYVTILGMLAISGLLSRIAGQAFRFLQEQMAELNGYAEERMSGQKTVVASNQQWPFIKEFDKMSQKVDKTGEKAQLYSMGNTAVALVFQNLQNIVIFVVGGFLVIQKQAAFGDLVAFIGFSSILMAPLTQIFAFYNQIISAVVGAGRVFYIMDEKTELLDKEDASPMPKIDGYVDFVDVDFSYIPGHKILRNNSFSANPGQIIGLCGPTGAGKSTIMNILTRYYDLDSGEIKVDTHRVDEVQQDTLRIQIAQVLQDPFLFTDTIMNNLKYARKGATEEDCIQAAKQANIHDFIMQQPLGYGTVLRGGGAELSQGQRQMLTIARAMVADPRMLILDEATSNVDTRTEKMIQEGLLKLQEGKTSFIIAHRLSTIQNADQILVINDGEIIERGTHQELLDMKGFYYNLYMSQFRGKVNDAIP